In one Lycium barbarum isolate Lr01 chromosome 7, ASM1917538v2, whole genome shotgun sequence genomic region, the following are encoded:
- the LOC132602750 gene encoding uncharacterized mitochondrial protein AtMg00810-like encodes MVRKWPFRQLDVKNAFLHGRLKETVYMQQPPGFEDSNAPNHVCLLQKAIYGLKQAPKAWFQRFSEALLHLGFLGSHADSSLFVHRHKGDIVILLLYVDDIVITGNNLMLLHTLISQLRTHFAIKDIGSLHFFLGIEVVPYTDGIYLSQVKYANDILKRTMMHCARAIHTPLSQKNDFHVATGSPVDAFDYRSIVGGLQYLTLTRLDLTHAVNQVCQFMQAPTTTHWQGVKRILRYLTGTINFGLRITSRSSLQVVGFSDADWEGCAITRRSTTGLCVFLGTNCISWSSKKQHTMSKSSAEAEYRALASLAAEITWILHLLQHLGVSLASPPVLYSDNISALHLTSNPILHARTKHVELDYHFVREKVTVGAMITKYVPSATQVANIFTKALTKQQFQFLRSKLGVVSLPTSSLRGNESEFHKE; translated from the coding sequence ATGGTACGAAAATGGCCTTTTCGCCAACTTGACGTGAAAAATGCCTTCCTTCATGGACGACTCAAAGAGACTGTCTATATGCAGCAACCTCCGGGTTTTGAAGACTCTAATGCACCAAATCATGTTTGTCTACTCCAAAAGGCCATCTACGGGCTAAAGCAAGCACCAAAGGCATGGTTTCAAAGGTTTAGTGAAGCTCTTCTTCACTTAGGATTCCTTGGAAGCCATGCCGATTCATCTTTGTTTGTTCATCGGCATAAAGGTGATATTGTGATTTTgctgctatatgttgatgatatcgtTATAACTGGGAACAATCTCATGCTTTTGCACACCCTCATTTCCCAGTTGCGTACTCACTTCGCTATAAAAGATATAGGCAGTCTCCACTTTTTCTTGGGCATTGAAGTTGTCCCATATACAGATGGAATCTATCTTAGTCAAGTGAAGTATGCAAATGACATTCTCAAACGGACCATGATGCACTGTGCTAGAGCAATCCATACGCCATTGTCGCAGAAAAATGATTTTCATGTCGCAACTGGATCCCCTGTTGATGCATTTGATTATCGAAGTATAGTTGGAGGACTTCAGTATCTTACACTGACACGCCTTGATCTTACTCATGCTGTCAATCAAGTGTGTCAATTTATGCAAGCTCCTACAACTACACACTGGCAAGGAGTGAAACGTATTCTTCGGTACCTCACAGGGACTATAAACTTTGGCCTTCGCATCACTTCGCGATCCTCCTTACAAGTTGTTGGCTTCTCAGATGCCGATTGGGAAGGTTGTGCTATCACTCGTCGATCAACAACAGGACTTTGTGTGTTCTTAGGAACTAATTGCATCTCCTGGTCATCTAAGAAACAACATACTATGTCAAAATCCAGTGCTGAAGCTGAGTATCGCGCCCTAGCTTCACTTGCAGCGGAAATCACATGGATCCTTCATTTGTTGCAACACCTTGGCGTATCTCTTGCATCTCCTCCGGTCCTTTATTCCGACAATATCAGTGCTTTGCACCTCACAAGTAATCCTATTCTCCATGCTCGCACAAAGCATGTTGAACTAGACTACCATTTTGTAAGGGAAAAAGTTACAGTTGGTGCGATGATCACTAAATATGTTCCATCTGCAACTCAAGTGGCTAACATTTTCACGAAGGCCTTGACGAAGCAGCAATTTCAGTTTTTACGCAGCAAGCTTGGAGTTGTCTCCCTACCAACGTCCAGCTTGAGGGGGAATGAAAGTGAGTTCCACAAGGAGTAG
- the LOC132602887 gene encoding uncharacterized protein LOC132602887, translating into MVHLTVHLVQEAKLGGPVHYRHMYPVERELGHFKSFVRNKARSEASIAEGYLAEETLTFCSRYMEDIETRFNRPRRVCDDPNDIEPSGTSSIFPQLGKPASAPENLLLTHMQKLHAHRYVLLNCAIVMPFVDEFRQYIKRSSKGRKPSPTDIEKRVNKEFVDWFKKRIMNPDTIDTIFADLIFLARGPSVNARRFTAYNINGFKFRILAREEGLKTQNSGVFLTSNTSCVASSVDGNLRQADLPYYGKLEDIIEINYYGRFRVVLFKCKWADPTRDRGYKKDRWNFNCVSFDRLIHSGEREEHEPYIEASQAQMVFYVDDVVNKGWSVAVHMKPRDLYEMGEEVVEDEVYENEPYQEQDLEQYFGHGDEYIQLATDHVIGEANVATNLRVDAMSE; encoded by the exons ATGGTTCACTTAACTGTCCATCTAGTACAAGAAGCAAAACTCGGAGGTCCAGTGCATTATCGGCATATGTATCCTGTGGAGAG GGAATTAGGTCATTTTAAGTCCTTTGTACGGAATAAGGCACGATCAGAAGCTTCTATAGCAGAGGGTTACTTAGCTGAAGAAACTCTTACTTTTTGTTCTCGGTATATGGAGGATATTGAGACAAGGTTCAATAGACCGAGGCGTGTTTGTGATGACCCAAATGACATTGAGCCTTCTGGAACGTCCTCTATCTTCCCTCAATTAGGTAAACCTGCATCAGCTCCAGAAAATCTCCTTTTAACTCATATGCAGAAACTACATGCTCATCGATATGTGCTTCTGAATTGTGCAATAGTCATGCCATTTGTGGA TGAATTTAGACAGTATATAAAGAGGAGTTCAAAAGGAAGAAAACCTTCACCTACAGATATTGAAAAAAGAGTTAATAAAGAGTTTGTTGATTGGTTCAAGAAGCGG attATGAATCCGGACACAATAGACACAATTTTTGCTGATCTAATATTTCTAGCACGAGGTCCATCAGTAAATGCAAGAAGATTTACTGCATATAACATCAATGGGTTTAAATTTCGAATCTTGGCTCGAGAAGAAGGTCTGAAAACACAGAATAGTGGAGTTTTTTTAACCTCTAACACATCATGTGTTGCAAGTAGTGTTGATGGGAATTTGAGGCAAGCTGACTTACCATATTATGGGAAGTTAGAAGACATAATTGAGATTAATTATTATGGTCGGTTCAGGGTTGTTCTTTTCAAATGTAAATGGGCAGACCCTACTCGAGATAGAGGGTATAAAAAGGATCGTTGGAATTTTAATTGTGTTAGTTTTGATAGATTGATTCATTCTGGTGAACGGGAAGAGCATGAGCCTTACATTGAAGCATCTCAAGCACAAATGGTGTTCTATGTGGATGATGTGGTCAATAAAGGGTGGAGTGTTGCTGTGCATATGAAACCAAGAGATTTGTATGAAATGGGAGAAGAAGTAGTGGAAGATGAAGTATATGAGAATGAACCATACCAAGAGCAAGATCTTGAACAATATTTTGGCCATGGTGATGAGTATATACAACTGGCTACAGACCATGTAATTGGTGAGGCGAATGTTGCTACTAACTTAAGAGTAGATGCCATGTCTGAATAG
- the LOC132602050 gene encoding cytokinin dehydrogenase 3-like, with protein sequence MSITGKLRPWNPSNPYEILSLNISSKLSTNSDAIKASSKDFGKIVQEIFPAAVLHPSCVNDIIDLIQFSYGLSVPFHIAARGHGHSIRGQAMAQNGVVVEMNSLTNNNNNNSNNGIRVSRDSSLGFYVDVGGEQLWIDVLHATLEHGLAPISWTDYLYLTVGGTLSNAGISGQTFRHGPQISNIHELDVITGKGEFVTCSKHMNSELFFAVLGGLGQFGIITRARIVLDKAPTRVKWMRMLYDDFSKFTKDQEHLISIDGLDYVEGSLMMEQSPVNNWRSSFFSPSNQTKIGSLLSQNGIIYCLEMVKYYDDHTANTIDEELKKLVKGLDYLPGFMFKKDTTYVDFLNRVRSGELKLQSKGMWDVPHPWLNLFVPKSSIMDFNDAVFVDIILRENRPTGPILVYPTSRKKWDERMSAVIPEEETFYCVGLLHSSSGCDECKILDDQNDEILNFCDKAGLNIKQYLPHYKTKEDWIKHFGKKWNTFQQRKNQFDPKMILSPGQRIFN encoded by the exons ATGTCCATTACAGGAAAGTTAAGGCCTTGGAATCCTTCAAATCCTTATGAAATTCTATCCCTTAATATTTCATCTAAACTTAGTACAAATTCAGATGCCATTAAAGCATCTTCCAAAGATTTTGGGAAAATTGTTCAAGAAATATTCCCAGCTGCAGTTCTTCATCCTTCTTGTGTTAATGACATAATTGACCTCATTCAATTTTCCTATGGACTTTCTGTCCCTTTTCATATAGCAGCCAGAGGTCATGGCCATTCCATTAGGGGACAAGCCATGGCACAAAATGGGGTTGTTGTGGAAATGAATTCtttaactaataataataataataattcaaaTAATGGAATTAGGGTTTCTAGGGATTCTTCTTTAGGGTTTTATGTGGATGTTGGAGGTGAGCAGTTATGGATTGATGTTCTTCATGCCACCCTCGAGCATGGCCTAGCCCCCATCTCGTGGACGGATTATTTGTACCTCACCGTTGGTGGTACTCTCTCTAATGCCGGAATTAGTGGCCAAACTTTCCGACATGGTCCTCAAATCAGTAATATTCATGAATTGGATGTTATTACAG GTAAAGGGGAATTTGTGACTTGCTCCAAACACATGAATTCAGAGCTATTTTTTGCAGTTTTAGGAGGTTTGGGACAGTTTGGAATAATAACCAGGGCAAGAATTGTCTTGGATAAAGCACCGACAAGA GTGAAATGGATGAGAATGTTGTATGATGATTTCTCAAAATTCACAAAAGATCAAGAACATCTTATTTCAATTGATGGATTGGACTATGTTGAAGGCTCACTAATGATGGAACAAAGCCCAGTAAATAACTGGAGATCTTCATTTTTCTCACCTTCCAATCAGACCAAAATTGGTAGCTTATTATCCCAAAATGGAATTATCTATTGCTTAGAAATGGTCAAGTACTATGATGATCACACTGCTAATACTATTGATGAG GAATTGAAGAAGTTGGTAAAAGGGTTAGACTATTTGCCTGGATTTATGTTCAAGAAAGATACCACTTATGTGGATTTTCTGAATAGAGTAAGAAGTGGGGAACTAAAGCTGCAATCAAAAGGAATGTGGGATGTTCCTCATCCATGGCTAAATCTGTTTGTACCAAAGTCATCTATCATGGATTTCAATGATGCTGTTTTTGTGGACATTATACTCAGAGAAAACAGGCCAACTGGACCAATCCTTGTATACCCAACAAGCAGGAAAAA ATGGGATGAGAGAATGTCAGCAGTGATACCAGAGGAGGAGACATTTTACTGTGTGGGGCTATTGCATTCTTCAAGTGGATGTGATGAATGCAAGATTTTGGATGATCAAAATGATGAAATATTGAACTTCTGTGACAAAGCTGGCCTCAACATTAAGCAGTATCTTCCACATTACAAAACAAAGGAAGATTGGATAAAACATTTTGGGAAAAAGTGGAACACTTTTCAACAAAGAAAAAATCAGTTTGATCCAAAGATGATTCTATCACCTGGACAAAGAATTTTTAATTAG
- the LOC132602749 gene encoding uncharacterized protein LOC132602749 produces MDKSWIGKPQNTAEYEHGLNEFLDFAFQNSAAGDTIRCPCPICGFSKWKIRDIVYDHLICKPFPQNYVLWDQMRGIERSLVTFIIFSKMEMKHCMKVLCGLSDKALSMILDLLRDAFENAKFPPSFYEAKKIINKLGLDYTKIPACPNNCMLYWDGDLELEACKYCGTSKWDPTKKKKQAAKILRYFPLKPRLQRLYMCRKTAEHMRWHVSGSNRDGLIRHPRDGEAWKTFDLTHSEFASDPRNVRLGLASDGFNPFGTMSSTYSIWPVFLIPYNLPPWICMKHTSFILSMIIPGKQMPGNNIDVYLQPLVKELRELWDDGVETFDSSSNEAFRMRAALMWTISDFPGLGILSGWNTHTGFACPTCNFDSEPCRLRHSKKWCFMGHRRFLKRNHRFRLNRVLFNGSTEERDPPIKLLGSDILRQIEEGRGAALDGRGKRPRRATKQWNKRSILFELPYWETNLLRHNLDFMHIEKNVCDNILYTLLHDRSKSKDHINARKDLREMGIRRDLWPDDDGTYRLAVFSLTRDNKRDTNKLFLTTLKNVVVPDGYSSNISRCIDLVQRKIFGLKVMTVILSLSNCYH; encoded by the exons ATGGATAAATCTTGGATTGGAAAGCCACAGAACACAGCTGAATATGAACATGGTTTGAATGAATTTTTAGATTTTGCATTTCAGAATTCGGCTGCTGGAGATACAATAAGATGTCCATGTCCTATATGTGGTTTTAGCAAGTGGAAAATTAGAGATATAGTGTACGATCATTTGATTTGTAAGCCATTCCCACAAAATTATGTTCTTTGGGATCAAATGAGGGGCATCGAGAGGAGCCTAGTGACTTTCATAATTTTCTCAAAGATGGAAATGAAACATTGTATGAAG GTCTTGTGTGGATTAAGTGACAAGGCATTGTCTATGATACTGGATTTGCTGAGAGATGCGTTTGAAAATGCAAAATTCCCTCCTTCCTTTTACGAGGCCAAAAAAATCATTAACAAACTTGGTCTTGACTACACCAAGATACCGGCATGTCCAAATAATTGTATGTTATATTGGGATGGTGATTTAGAATTGGAAGCATGTAAGTATTGTGGTACATCTAAATGGGACCCTACGAAGAAGAAAAAGCAAGCTGCAAAGATTTTGCGTTATTTTCCACTAAAACCAAGGTTGCAAAGATTATATATGTGTCGTAAGACTGCAGAGCACATGAGATGGCATGTTTCGGGTAGTAACAGAGATGGGTTGATAAGGCATCCACGGGATGGTGAGGCCTGGAAGACATTTGATCTGACACACTCTGAATTTGCTTCAGATCCTCGAAATGTTCGCTTAGGCCTTGCTAGTGATGGTTTTAATCCTTTTGGAACAATGAGTTCTACCTATAGTATTTGGCCAGTTTTCTTGATTCCGTACAACCTTCCTCCTTGGATTTGTATGAAGCACACATCCTTCATCCTATCAATGATCATTCCAGGAAAGCAGATGCCTGGAAATAATATTGATGTGTACTTACAACCCCTCGTAAAGGAATTACGTGAGCTATGGGATGATGGTGTGGAAACTTTTGATTCATCATCTAATGAAGCTTTTAGAATGCGAGCAGCTCTTATGTGGACAATTAGTGACTTTCCTGGGTTAGGTATCCTATCTGGCTGGAACACACATACCGGTTTTGCTTGCCCAACTTGTAACTTTGACTCAGAACCTTGTCGTCTTCGTCACAGTAAAAAGTGGTGCTTTATGGGTCATCGCCGCTTCCTAAAAAGAAATCATAGATTTAGATTGAATCGAGTTCTCTTTAATGGAAGCACAGAGGAACGAGATCCACCAATAAAATTATTAGGATCTGATATTTTGCGTCAAATAGAAGAAGGGAGAGGAGCAGCTTTGGATGGCAGAGGGAAAAGACCGAGACGAGCAACTAAGCAATGGAATAAGAGAAGTATATTATTTGAACTTCCATATTGGGAGACTAACTTGTTGCGTCATAATCTAGATTTTatgcatattgaaaaaaatgTATGCGACAATATTTTATATACACTGCTTCATGACAGATCAAAATCAAAAGATCATATTAATGCCCGAAAGGATCTAAGAGAAATGGGAATAAGGCGCGATCTTTGGCCGGATGATGATGGAACATATCGTCTTGCTGTATTTTCGCTTACGCGTGATAATAAGCGTGATACCAACAAGTTATTTCTTACAACTTTGAAGAATGTTGTAGTACCAGATGGCTACTCGAGTAATATTTCTAGATGTATTGATTTGGTacaaagaaagatttttgggTTGAAAGTCATGACTGTCATATTATCATTGAGCAATTGCTACCATTAG
- the LOC132602888 gene encoding UDP-glucuronate 4-epimerase 1-like — MPSLEEELFPSTPGKFKDRNRHFHRCFASTSTMFLWALFLIAITASYLCFQSFMDNNNSTGNRYFTSHRWEKQVLTSAQIRRAHGMSVLVTGAAGFVGSHVSIALKKRGDGVVGLDNFNNYYDVSLKKARKNQLNENGIFVVEGDINESKLLVKLFDIAKFTHVMHLAAQAGVRYAMENPNSYIHSNIAGLVTLLEVSKNANPQPAIVWASSSSVYGLNEKVPFSESDRTDQPASLYAATKKAGEEITHTYNHIYGLSITGLRFFTVYGPWGRPDMAYFSFTRNILQGKPITVYRGKNRVDLARDFTYIDDVVKGCIGSLDTSGKSTGSGGKKRGPAPYRIFNLGNTSPVTVPMMVGMLEKHLKIKAKKNFVVMPGNGDVPFTHANISSARKEFGYKPTTDLQTGLKKFVRWYLSYYGYNQGKSVK, encoded by the coding sequence ATGCCGTCATTAGAAGAAGAATTGTTTCCATCAACACCAGGAAAATTCAAGGACAGAAATCGTCATTTCCATAGATGTTTTGCatcaacaagtacaatgttcTTATGGGCATTGTTTTTAATAGCAATAACAGCTTCATATTTGTGTTTTCAATCATTTATGGATAATAATAATTCGACCGGCAACCGGTATTTCACCAGTCATCGTTGGGAGAAACAAGTCCTTACCTCAGCTCAGATAAGACGGGCCCACGGCATGTCAGTACTTGTTACCGGCGCAGCCGGTTTTGTTGGGTCCCACGTCTCGATCGCCTTAAAAAAACGTGGCGATGGAGTCGTAGGACTCGATAATTTCAACAATTACTATGACGTATCCTTGAAAAAAGCGAGAAAGAATCAACTTAATGAGAACGGGATATTCGTCGTCGAAGGTGATATAAACGAGTCCAAACTATTGGTAAAACTTTTCGACATTGCGAAGTTTACACATGTCATGCATCTAGCAGCTCAAGCCGGGGTTCGTTACGCAATGGAAAACCCCAACTCTTATATTCATAGTAATATTGCGGGTCTCGTTACGTTGCTCGAAGTTTCCAAAAATGCGAACCCGCAACCTGCGATTGTGTGGGCCAGCTCTAGTTCGGTTTACGGGTTAAATGAGAAAGTTCCTTTTTCCGAATCGGATCGGACGGATCAACCTGCTTCGTTGTACGCGGCGACGAAAAAAGCGGGCGAGGAAATTACTCACACGTATAATCATATATACGGGTTGTCGATAACCGGGTTGAGGTTtttcacggtttacgggccgtggGGTCGACCCGACATGGCGTATTTTAGTTTTACGAGGAATATATTGCAAGGGAAACCAATCACGGTCTATCGGGGCAAGAATCGGGTCGATTTGGCCCGGGATTTTACGTACATTGATGATGTCGTGAAAGGGTGTATCGGGTCACTTGATACGTCCGGTAAGAGTACCGGGTCGGGTGGGAAGAAACGGGGCCCCGCTCCGTATCGGATTTTTAATTTGGGTAATACGTCGCCAGTTACGGTACCTATGATGGTTGGAATGTTGGAGAAACATTTGAAGATTAAAGCGAAAAAGAATTTTGTCGTTATGCCCGGAAACGGTGACGTTCCGTTTACACATGCGAATATAAGTTCGGCCCGAAAAGAATTCGGGTATAAGCCCACAACCGATTTGCAAACCGGGTTGAAGAAATTTGTTAGGTGGTATCTCTCATATTATGGCTACAATCAAGGAAAGTCTGTAAAGTGA